Proteins co-encoded in one Juglans regia cultivar Chandler chromosome 16, Walnut 2.0, whole genome shotgun sequence genomic window:
- the LOC108984221 gene encoding la-related protein 6C-like isoform X2, whose protein sequence is MAQAQVVTEKKIQKTPEREKCTKKTYDGIMSFKFNARAREFVPRTYTQMPASACFYPGFNFLGRSNIGGGTSDWLFVGYQEPPPYLISNRPDVVAPPYRTKTVLTDDLKQKIIKQVEYQFSNMSLLANESFVKHMTRDPNGYVPISAIASVKKIKSLVSNNLMLAQALRSSSRLVVSDDGKKVRRKDPFTEKEKEELQSRIVVAENLPEDHSHQYLEKIFGVVGSVKAIQICHPHESHSSCSKGDFSISNKLHALVEYETTDTAQKAVQKLNDERKWRKGLRVRLLLRRSPKSVVKNRKSEFDGVLEEEEAPSPQVTGDSCQPNNRESGVDSNVEENSVGSKKGCGRGRGKSRGRDQSHGGRAMQLAPSPHLNTSTIQVETSAK, encoded by the exons ATGGCACAAGCACAAGTAGTAACTGAgaagaaaatccaaaaaacaccagagagagagaagtgcaCGAAAAAAACATACGACGGTATCATGTCTTTCAAGTTCAATGCACGGGCACGTGAATTTGTCCCAAGAACATATACCCAGATGCCCGCCTCTGCTTGTTTTTATCCAGGCTTCAACTTTCTGGGTCGGAGTAATATTGGTGGTGGGACGTCTGATTGGCTGTTTGTTGGGTACCAAGAGCCACCTCCATATTTGATCTCTAACCGGCCTGATGTTGTCGCCCCACCCTATCGCACCAAGACCGTCCTTACTGATGACCTTAAGCAAAAGATCATCAAACAG GTGGAATATCAATTCAGCAACATGAGTCTGCTTGCAAACGAATCTTTTGTGAAACACATGACTAGAGACCCCAATGGTTATG TTCCAATATCTGCTATTGCTTCAGTAAAAAAGATCAAGTCTCTTGTTAGTAATAACCTTATGCTTGCCCAAGCACTGCGGTCCTCTTCAAGGCTT GTTGTCAGTGATGACGGCAAGAAGGTTAGACGTAAAGACCCTTTCactgagaaagagaaagaggagtTGCAG TCTCGTATTGTTGTGGCAGAAAACTTGCCTGAAGATCACTCTCATCAATACCTTGAGAAGATATTTGGTGTGGTTGGGAG TGTGAAAGCAATTCAAATATGCCATCCCCATGAATCCCATTCATCTTGCTCCAAAGGCGATTTTTCAATCAGTAACAAG CTCCATGCACTTGTGGAATACGAGACTACGGATACAGCTCAAAAAGCG GTTCAGAAATTGAACGATGAAAGGAAGTGGAGAAAGGGACTACGAGTAAGGTTGCTGCTTAGACGCTCG CCAAAATCTGTTGTAAAGAACAGAAAGTCCGAGTTTGATGGCGTTTTAGAGGAGGAAGAGGCTCCATCTCCTCAAGTCACCGGAGATTCCTGTCAACCAAACAACAGAGAGTCGGGAGTTGACAGCAAC GTCGAAGAGAATTCAGTGGGATCAAAAAAAGGATGTGGTCGAGGGCGTGGAAAATCCAGAGGACGAGATCAAAGCCATGGTGGGCGTGCAATGCAGCTTGCCCCAAGTCCCCATTTGAACACCAGTACTATTCAGGTTGAAACATCTGCCAAATAG
- the LOC108984224 gene encoding transcription factor HHO6-like produces the protein MGSVHPELSFDFRPTFVPKTISDFLGEVSMIGNVLERASKLEDFVKRLEEEMWKIDAFKRELPLCMTLLNDAIRALKEESIQRITPKEVQPVLEEFIPLKKECDRNMENKTEKDCRDKKNWMSSVQLWNTDDCPSTDCAKPNPKSETKRSDEESNLGTGDPFQSDRSRDEAVGFLPFKKYSGFPVVNKEGKEEFPVHGLSLLTPVIKNPREESGSNGSRNACSKAVSSSDPTTNIRTLTQQQTARKQRRCWSPELHRRFVNALQQLGGSQAATPKQIRELMQVDGLTNDEVKSHLQKYRLHTRRVPAAASAAPEKQSVVVLGGVWMAQEQYGESSKAHSSESGSPQGPLQLTGNTGGTSTTGGDSMEDDEDAKSEGYSWKSHNPKPGKVNV, from the exons ATGGGTTCGGTTCACCCAGAGCTGAGCTTCGATTTCAGGCCAACTTTTGTGCCCAAAACGATCAGTGATTTCCTCGGGGAGGTTTCGATGATCGGGAACGTCTTGGAGAGAGCGTCGAAGCTCGAAGACTTCGTGAAGAGATTGGAGGAGGAAATGTGGAAGATCGATGCGTTTAAGCGGGAGCTTCCTCTCTGCATGACTTTATTGAACGATG CGATTCGAGCTCTGAAGGAGGAGTCAATACAACGCATTACACCAAAGGAAGTTCAACCCGTGTTGGAAGAGTTCATACCACTGAAGAAAGAGTGTGATCGAAATATGgaaaacaaaacagagaaagACTGCAGGGACAAAAAGAATTGGATGAGCTCTGTCCAGCTCTGGAACACTGATGATTGTCCCTCTACTGATTGCGCCAAACCTAACCCGAAATCAGAAACTAAG AGAAGCGACGAAGAAAGTAACTTAGGAACTGGGGATCCATTCCAGTCTGATAGAAGCAGAGATGAAGCCGTGGGATTTTTGCCATTTAAGAAATATTCGGGTTTTCCCGTAGTGAACAAGGAAGGGAAAGAGGAATTTCCAGTCCACGGGCTTTCGCTTCTCACTCCGGTAATTAAGAATCCGAGGGAGGAATCCGGTTCTAATGGTTCCAGAAATGCCTGTAGCAAAGCAGTTTCCTCCTCTGATCCTACTACAAATATACGGACCTTGACGCAGCAGCAGACTGCTAGGAAGCAGAGGAGGTGCTGGTCACCGGAGTTGCACAGGCGGTTTGTCAATGCGTTGCAGCAACTTGGAGGTTCGCAAG CAGCCACGCCAAAGCAAATTAGAGAATTGATGCAGGTTGACGGGCTGACCAATGATGAAGTTAAGAGTCATTTACAA AAATATAGACTTCATACTCGAAGGGTTCCAGCTGCTGCATCGGCTGCCCCGGAAAAGCAATCTGTTGTTGTTTTAGGTGGTGTATGGATGGCCCAAGAACAGTACGGTGAGTCTTCAAAGGCTCACAGTTCCGAGTCTGGGTCTCCTCAAGGTCCCCTCCAGTTAACTGGAAACACCGGAGGGACTTCAACCACAGGGGGTGACAGCatggaagatgatgaagatgcAAAATCTGAGGGCTATAGCTGGAAAAGTCACAATCCGAAACCTGGGAAAGTGAATGTATAG
- the LOC108984221 gene encoding la-related protein 6C-like isoform X1, producing the protein MAQAQVVTEKKIQKTPEREKCTKKTYDGIMSFKFNARAREFVPRTYTQMPASACFYPGFNFLGRSNIGGGTSDWLFVGYQEPPPYLISNRPDVVAPPYRTKTVLTDDLKQKIIKQVEYQFSNMSLLANESFVKHMTRDPNGYVPISAIASVKKIKSLVSNNLMLAQALRSSSRLVVSDDGKKVRRKDPFTEKEKEELQVRTSRIVVAENLPEDHSHQYLEKIFGVVGSVKAIQICHPHESHSSCSKGDFSISNKLHALVEYETTDTAQKAVQKLNDERKWRKGLRVRLLLRRSPKSVVKNRKSEFDGVLEEEEAPSPQVTGDSCQPNNRESGVDSNVEENSVGSKKGCGRGRGKSRGRDQSHGGRAMQLAPSPHLNTSTIQVETSAK; encoded by the exons ATGGCACAAGCACAAGTAGTAACTGAgaagaaaatccaaaaaacaccagagagagagaagtgcaCGAAAAAAACATACGACGGTATCATGTCTTTCAAGTTCAATGCACGGGCACGTGAATTTGTCCCAAGAACATATACCCAGATGCCCGCCTCTGCTTGTTTTTATCCAGGCTTCAACTTTCTGGGTCGGAGTAATATTGGTGGTGGGACGTCTGATTGGCTGTTTGTTGGGTACCAAGAGCCACCTCCATATTTGATCTCTAACCGGCCTGATGTTGTCGCCCCACCCTATCGCACCAAGACCGTCCTTACTGATGACCTTAAGCAAAAGATCATCAAACAG GTGGAATATCAATTCAGCAACATGAGTCTGCTTGCAAACGAATCTTTTGTGAAACACATGACTAGAGACCCCAATGGTTATG TTCCAATATCTGCTATTGCTTCAGTAAAAAAGATCAAGTCTCTTGTTAGTAATAACCTTATGCTTGCCCAAGCACTGCGGTCCTCTTCAAGGCTT GTTGTCAGTGATGACGGCAAGAAGGTTAGACGTAAAGACCCTTTCactgagaaagagaaagaggagtTGCAGGTAAGAACT TCTCGTATTGTTGTGGCAGAAAACTTGCCTGAAGATCACTCTCATCAATACCTTGAGAAGATATTTGGTGTGGTTGGGAG TGTGAAAGCAATTCAAATATGCCATCCCCATGAATCCCATTCATCTTGCTCCAAAGGCGATTTTTCAATCAGTAACAAG CTCCATGCACTTGTGGAATACGAGACTACGGATACAGCTCAAAAAGCG GTTCAGAAATTGAACGATGAAAGGAAGTGGAGAAAGGGACTACGAGTAAGGTTGCTGCTTAGACGCTCG CCAAAATCTGTTGTAAAGAACAGAAAGTCCGAGTTTGATGGCGTTTTAGAGGAGGAAGAGGCTCCATCTCCTCAAGTCACCGGAGATTCCTGTCAACCAAACAACAGAGAGTCGGGAGTTGACAGCAAC GTCGAAGAGAATTCAGTGGGATCAAAAAAAGGATGTGGTCGAGGGCGTGGAAAATCCAGAGGACGAGATCAAAGCCATGGTGGGCGTGCAATGCAGCTTGCCCCAAGTCCCCATTTGAACACCAGTACTATTCAGGTTGAAACATCTGCCAAATAG